A window from Cydia strobilella chromosome 9, ilCydStro3.1, whole genome shotgun sequence encodes these proteins:
- the LOC134744451 gene encoding uncharacterized protein K02A2.6-like isoform X1 — translation MLDGPETFDCDGDSHSLGYRWEKWKRGLQLYLLASAVETPEKKRATLLHTGGLGLQEIYYNIPGADAEPKDNEGKEVDVYEIAVKKLDEYFSPKQSYVYERHTFRLIKQEEGEKFEKFLVRLRNQSSKCKFKDDDNLIDQITEKCRSAELRKKILTLGDAATVDKIITEANTLETVERQLTDFQKEAPKDLINKIEAKQKRFQGNKFNSTTGCTRCGSRRHKADCTTCPAKDQICKKCGFKGHFKKMCRTRPYKRRLNATSEGKAGKDPEPDKKKSKIEKNTTIDYIFNMDEGDTVKCEIGGVDVDILIDSGSKCNIITDTTWNRLKANAIQVTSQDKSVDRVFMAYGSKEPLTALGRFEANIRMGSEEQEATFYVIKDGPRDLLGKDTAILLNVLKMGVSVNNVSEGLFPKFKDVQLKIAINKAVTPVSQPYRRVPIPLENKINSKIDELIAKDIIEPVDKPASWVSPIVPILKSNGDLRICVDMRCANKAIIRENHPLPTIAQLIPKFKKATVFSKLDIKEAFHQVEISEDSRDVTTFITGKGLFRYKRLMFGISCAPEHFQKILERMLLPCDGVVNFIDDIIVFGKNEVEHNARLNHVLEVLKLNNVLLNEAKCIFNSRKIEFIGHELTSDGVKPLDKYIKGIETFREPKTIEEIQSFLGLVNYIGKWIPNLATLTEPLREILRLKLHKNTDITSYWKQEQSLAFSNLKNSLSNITSLGYFDPGDKTQIMADASPFGLGAVLIQWDSKGSRVIAYGNKTLTDVEKRYCQTEREALALVWSVEHFRMYLYGLKEFDLITDHKPLEVIFGTRSKPCPRIERWVLRLQSYNYKVIYRPGKQNIADPFSRLCAPTNSNSFDEEFHINQIVQFARPVAVSFQEIKDALHSDTELRLVKQGILHSEWDDKVNLYKIFESELWIHDEMLLRGNKLVIPFKLRHQILEAAHEGHPGIVAMKGRLRSKVWWPRIDRDAEAMVKSCKGCTLVSGPSQPVPMKRRQLPLQAWVDIAADFLGPLPSGDYLLVVIDYYSRYKEIKIMKSITSQDTINVLKEIFSRLGAPVSITVDNGRQFTSGSFKTFCSELGIHIYNTIPYWPQMNGEVERQNRDIVKRLKISQSLKTNWKDDLLYYLMMYNSTPHNTTGKSPCELFFNRLFRDKIPHLLDIEHMQMDLEVRDKDTEMKEKGKLKEDRKRGAKEHSLEVGEKVYVKNMIKENKLTPNFNSTPHTVTSANRGDINVRNDLTGQEYKRNIVHLKKVEGEWRVCGKNKEQSESLTDDSDSE, via the coding sequence ATGCTTGATGGACCAGAGACATTTGACTGTGATGGAGATTCACACTCCCTAGGGTATAGATGGGAGAAATGGAAGAGAGGACTACAGCTCTACCTTCTTGCTTCTGCAGTAGAAACACCGGAAAAAAAGAGGGCCACATTATTACATACGGGTGGCCTGGGTCTGCAGGAAATTTATTACAACATACCCGGTGCGGATGCAGAGCCAAAGGACAATGAAGGGAAGGAAGTTGATGTTTACGAGATAGCTGTCAAGAAGTTGGATGAATATTTTTCTCCTAAACAAAGCTATGTGTATGAGAGGCACACATTTCGGCTAATAAAGCAAGAAGAAGgggaaaaatttgaaaaattcttAGTAAGACTTCGTAATCAAAGCTCAAAATGCAAATTTAAAGATGACGATAACCTGATTGATCAAATCACCGAGAAATGTAGGTCAGCAGAGCTGCGGAAGAAAATACTAACACTTGGAGATGCCGCTACAGTTGATAAAATCATAACAGAGGCCAATACTCTAGAAACTGTAGAGCGACAACTCACAGATTTTCAAAAGGAGGCACCAAAGGACCTCATAAACAAAATTGAAGCCAAGCAGAAGAGATTTCAAGGCAACAAGTTTAACTCTACAACAGGATGTACCAGATGTGGTAGTAgaagacataaagctgattgtACAACTTGCCCAGCCAAAGACCAGATATGTAAGAAATGTGGTTTTAAGGGGCATTTCAAAAAAATGTGTCGGACAAGACCATACAAACGGAGGCTTAATGCCACTTCTGAAGGAAAAGCAGGAAAAGACCCGGAGCCAGATAAGAAGAAATCCAagatagaaaaaaatacaacaattgATTATATATTCAACATGGATGAAGGTGATACAGTAAAATGTGAAATCGGTGGCGTTGATGTAGACATACTGATTGACTCTGGTAGCAAATGCAACATTATCACTGACACAACATGGAATCGTCTAAAAGCTAATGCGATTCAAGTAACCAGTCAAGATAAATCTGTGGATAGAGTATTTATGGCGTATGGCAGCAAAGAACCATTGACGGCGTTAGGACGTTTTGAAGCCAACATTAGAATGGGTTCTGAAGAACAAGAAGCTACATTCTACGTTATCAAGGATGGGCCTAGAGATTTACTAGGCAAAGACACTGCTATTTTGCTAAATGTTCTCAAAATGGGGGTAAGTGTTAATAATGTCTCAGAAGGTTTGTTCCCCAAGTTTAAAGACGTTCAATTAAAAATAGCTATAAATAAGGCTGTCACTCCTGTAAGTCAACCATATAGAAGAGTACCTATTCCAttagaaaacaaaattaattctaaaatagACGAACTAATTGCTAAGGACATTATTGAACCTGTAGATAAACCAGCCTCCTGGGTGTCCCCCATAGTACCAATATTAAAAAGTAACGGGGACCTCAGGATATGCGTAGACATGCGATGTGCAAATAAGGCTATTATTAGGGAAAATCATCCTTTGCCTACAATAGCACAATTAATTCCTAAGTTCAAAAAGGCCACTGTTTTCTCAAAACTTGATATCAAAGAAGCATTTCATCAGGTAGAAATTAGTGAAGACTCTAGGGACGTGACAACATTCATCACAGGCAAAGGACTCTTTAGATACAAACGATTAATGTTTGGCATTTCATGTGCACCAGAACACTTTCAAAAAATCCTTGAAAGGATGCTTTTGCCGTGTGATGGTGTTGTCAATTTCATTGATGACATCATTGTTTTTGGAAAAAATGAGGTTGAGCATAATGCAAGATTAAATCATGTATTAGAAGTTCTGAAACTGAATAATGTGCTTTTAAATGAagctaaatgtatttttaactcccgtaaaattgaatttattggACATGAACTGACATCTGACGGGGTTAAACCCCTAGATAAATATATCAAAGGTATTGAAACATTCAGGGAACCAAAGACTATTGAAGAGATACAGAGCTTTTTGGGCCTAGTCAATTACATTGGTAAATGGATTCCTAATTTAGCAACTCTTACAGAGCCACTTCGTGAGATTTTGAGATTAAAATTGCACAAAAACACCGATATCACCAGTTACTGGAAACAGGAACAAAGTCTTGCATTTAGTAATCTTAAAAATAGCTTGAGTAACATTACTTCTTTAGGATATTTCGACCCTGgtgataaaacacaaataatggCTGACGCTAGTCCTTTTGGGCTGGGCGCTGTACTTATTCAATGGGACAGTAAAGGGTCTAGAGTTATAGCATATGGAAATAAAACATTGACAGATGTTGAGAAACGGTACTGTCAAACTGAAAGAGAGGCCCTTGCACTGGTGTGGTCAGTAGAACATTTTCGGATGTATTTATACGGCCTAAAGGAATTTGATCTTATAACTGATCACAAACCGTTAGAGGTTATATTTGGCACTAGATCAAAACCTTGCCCTCGCATTGAAAGGTGGGTTTTACGGTTACAATCATATAACTATAAAGTAATATATCGTCCGGGCAAGCAAAACATAGCAGATCCTTTTTCTCGACTCTGTGCTCCCACAAATTCAAATTCATTCGATGAGGAATTTCACATAAACCAAATAGTACAATTTGCTCGACCAGTAGCTGTCTCTTTTCAAGAAATTAAAGATGCTTTACATTCTGATACGGAACTTAGGTTAGTAAAACAGGGTATTTTGCATAGTGAGTGGGATGACAAAGTAAATCTTTACAAAATATTTGAGTCCGAATTATGGATACATGATGAAATGTTACTACGGGGAAACAAGTTGGTCATTCCTTTTAAACTGCGACACCAAATTCTCGAAGCAGCTCATGAAGGGCACCCTGGAATCGTAGCTATGAAAGGTAGGTTACGTTCAAAGGTATGGTGGCCAAGAATCGATCGAGATGCAGAAGCCATGGTCAAGAGCTGTAAAGGATGCACATTAGTTTCTGGACCTAGTCAACCTGTACCTATGAAAAGACGGCAGTTACCATTGCAAGCTTGGGTTGACATAGCAGCAGACTTTTTAGGGCCACTACCAAGTGGAGACTATTTGCTGGTAGTCATAGACTATTATAGTCGTTACAaggaaattaaaattatgaaatccaTAACATCACAAGATACAATTAATGTTTTAAAAGAGATATTCTCAAGACTAGGGGCTCCTGTTAGTATCACGGTCGATAATGGGAGACAGTTTACAAGTGGatcatttaaaacattttgtaGTGAACTAGGTATTCATATTTACAACACAATTCCTTATTGGCCTCAAATGAACGGGGAAGTAGAACGGCAAAATCGCGACATTGTCAAACGTCTTAAGATTAGCCAAAGCCTCAAAACTAATTGGAAAGATGACTTGCTGTACTACCTTATGATGTACAACAGTACCCCTCACAATACTACTGGGAAGTCACCTTGTGAACTTTTTTTCAACAGGCTGTTCCGGGACAAAATCCCTCATCTTTTAGATATTGAGCACATGCAAATGGATCTAGAAGTGAGGGACAAGGACACCGAAATGAAGGAAAAAGGAAAATTAAAGGAAGATCGCAAAAGAGGAGCAAAGGAACACAGTTTAGAGGTAGGAGAGAAGGTATATGTAAAAAACATGATTAAAGAGAACAAATTAACACCCAATTTTAATTCTACACCTCATACTGTTACTAGTGCTAATAGAGGCGATATTAATGTTCGGAATGATCTAACTGGGCAGGAGTACAAAAGAAACATagttcatttaaaaaaagttgaagGAGAATGGAGAGTATGTGGGAAGAACAAAGAACAGTCCGAGTCTCTCActgatgattctgattctgaataa
- the LOC134744451 gene encoding uncharacterized protein LOC134744451 isoform X2, which translates to MLDGPETFDCDGDSHSLGYRWEKWKRGLQLYLLASAVETPEKKRATLLHTGGLGLQEIYYNIPGADAEPKDNEGKEVDVYEIAVKKLDEYFSPKQSYVYERHTFRLIKQEEGEKFEKFLVRLRNQSSKCKFKDDDNLIDQITEKCRSAELRKKILTLGDAATVDKIITEANTLETVERQLTDFQKEAPKDLINKIEAKQKRFQGNKFNSTTGCTRCGSRRHKADCTTCPAKDQICKKCGFKGHFKKMCRTRPYKRRLNATSEGKAGKDPEPDKKKSKIEKNTTIDYIFNMDEGDTVKCEIGGVDVDILIDSGSKCNIITDTTWNRLKANAIQVTSQDKSVDRVFMAYGSKEPLTALGRFEANIRMGSEEQEATFYVIKDGPRDLLGKDTAILLNVLKMGAVPGQNPSSFRY; encoded by the exons ATGCTTGATGGACCAGAGACATTTGACTGTGATGGAGATTCACACTCCCTAGGGTATAGATGGGAGAAATGGAAGAGAGGACTACAGCTCTACCTTCTTGCTTCTGCAGTAGAAACACCGGAAAAAAAGAGGGCCACATTATTACATACGGGTGGCCTGGGTCTGCAGGAAATTTATTACAACATACCCGGTGCGGATGCAGAGCCAAAGGACAATGAAGGGAAGGAAGTTGATGTTTACGAGATAGCTGTCAAGAAGTTGGATGAATATTTTTCTCCTAAACAAAGCTATGTGTATGAGAGGCACACATTTCGGCTAATAAAGCAAGAAGAAGgggaaaaatttgaaaaattcttAGTAAGACTTCGTAATCAAAGCTCAAAATGCAAATTTAAAGATGACGATAACCTGATTGATCAAATCACCGAGAAATGTAGGTCAGCAGAGCTGCGGAAGAAAATACTAACACTTGGAGATGCCGCTACAGTTGATAAAATCATAACAGAGGCCAATACTCTAGAAACTGTAGAGCGACAACTCACAGATTTTCAAAAGGAGGCACCAAAGGACCTCATAAACAAAATTGAAGCCAAGCAGAAGAGATTTCAAGGCAACAAGTTTAACTCTACAACAGGATGTACCAGATGTGGTAGTAgaagacataaagctgattgtACAACTTGCCCAGCCAAAGACCAGATATGTAAGAAATGTGGTTTTAAGGGGCATTTCAAAAAAATGTGTCGGACAAGACCATACAAACGGAGGCTTAATGCCACTTCTGAAGGAAAAGCAGGAAAAGACCCGGAGCCAGATAAGAAGAAATCCAagatagaaaaaaatacaacaattgATTATATATTCAACATGGATGAAGGTGATACAGTAAAATGTGAAATCGGTGGCGTTGATGTAGACATACTGATTGACTCTGGTAGCAAATGCAACATTATCACTGACACAACATGGAATCGTCTAAAAGCTAATGCGATTCAAGTAACCAGTCAAGATAAATCTGTGGATAGAGTATTTATGGCGTATGGCAGCAAAGAACCATTGACGGCGTTAGGACGTTTTGAAGCCAACATTAGAATGGGTTCTGAAGAACAAGAAGCTACATTCTACGTTATCAAGGATGGGCCTAGAGATTTACTAGGCAAAGACACTGCTATTTTGCTAAATGTTCTCAAAATGGGG GCTGTTCCGGGACAAAATCCCTCATCTTTTAGATATTGA